The DNA region CGCCGCCAGCACGGTCGAGTCGAGGTCGACGTAGCGGTAGACCGGCGCGCCGCCGGCGGTGGCCAGGGCCCGGCCGGCGGGATCGCGGGTCGGCCACGGCAGCGCGACGTCGCCGTCGGGCACGTCGAACGGCGTCGGCGCGTCGATCGGCGCGCCCGCCGCGTCGACGAACCGGCCGATCGCGTCGATGTCCGCGGCGCCGTCGCCGTTCGCGGTCGACGAACGGCGGCGCGATCGCCGCGACCTGGGCCACGCCGCGGTAGTCGCGCAGGGTCAGCGGCGCCGTCGCCGACGTGCCGAGCAGCCCGCGCTCGCGCAGGAGGAAGTCGAGCGCGATCGCGAGCGTGCGGTTGCGATCGGCCGGGTTGGCCATGGGCGTGGCGGCGCGCAGGCTGGCGCCGATCGCGGCGACCAGGCGCTGCCACTCGCCGCGGGCGCTGCCGCCCTCGGTGATCGCGGTCGTGAGCGCGAGCAAGAGCTCGTCGAGCTCGGGGTAGCTCATGAACGCCTTCACCGCGCCCAGCGCCGGGCGCAGCGGCCGGTACCCGATCCGGTGGCCGAGCCGCTCGAGCGCGCCGACCGTCGGCGCGTCGTCCCTCATCAGCCGGAGCATGCCGATCAGCGCGTCGATGGCGCGCTGGCTGGTGTCGTCGTCGTAGAGCGCCAGGAAGTCGTTGTTGGTCAGGTACGCCTGCAGATCGGGCAGGTACCCGTCGGGGAAGATCGTGTCGACCGAGGTGATCAGCCGATCGCGCTCGACCAGCAGCGCCTTCATGCGATCGGTGGCGCTGTCGGGGGCGGCCAGGCCCTCGCGGCAGATGTCGCGGAACGCGTCGCCGCGGACGTCGGTGGTGCCGCCGTCGGCGAGATCGTCGGCGTAGGCGAAGCGCTTGCACACCAGGGTCAACACGGTCGTGCCGAAGCTGCCGTTGTCGACCGGGGTCCGGGACTCGTCGAGCGGCGACTTGCAGCCGCCGAAGACGAGCGTGGTGGTGGTGAGCAGGGCGATCAGGCGAGTGGGCAGGCTTGCGCGCGACATGGGGCACCTTCCTGGCGGGCCGGCGGGGCCGCGTCTGGACCGATCGAGGCTATGCGCCCTACTGACCTCGGGTCAATCGCCGTCGACGGCGGGGCGATCGTTCCGCCCGTAACCACCGTGCCGCCGCTCACATTTCCGTACAACTTCTCCTCCCCACAGAATGCCGCGGGCACCTGCACCGTCGTACCGGTATGTCGATCGATCCGGCGCTCGCGGCCCTGCCCTACCGGGTCGGCCCCTGCGTCGGGTCCGGCGGCGGCGGCGACGTCCACCAGGCCTGGACCGCTGACGGCGCCTGCGTCGCGCTCAAGGTCACCCACGGCGCCGACGAGCGCGCGGCGGCGCTGGCCGCGCGCGAGGTCGCGTGCGCTCGCCGGCTGCCGGGCCCGCACTTCCCGACCGTGCTCGCCGCCGGCCAGCTCGACGACGGCCGCACCTGGCTGGCGATGGAGTGGCTGCCCGGCGGCACCCTGGCGGACCGCCTGAGTGACCGCCCGGTGTCGGTGCCGGCGGTGGCGCGGCTGGGCGCCGAGCTGGCCCGGGCCCTGGCCGCGGCCCACGCCGTCGGCATCGTCCACCGCGATCTCAAGCCGGCCAACGTGATGTTTCGCAGCGACGGCCGCGCGGTGCTGGTGGACCTCGGCCTGGCCCGCGGCACCGACGATCCGGCCTCGAGCGCCACCTGCTGCGCGGGCACGCCGCTGTCGATGGCGCCCGAGCAGGTGCTCGGCGACCCGATCGGCCCGGCGACCGACCTGTACGCGCTCGGGGCGCTGCTGTACCGCCTGCGGGCCGGCCACGATCCGTTCTCCGGCTCGGCGCTCGAGCTGCAGCTCGCGCACCTCGGCCAGGAGCCGCCGCCGCTGCCGGCGACCGCCGAGCGCGGCGCCGACGCGCTGACCGGGCTGATCGGCGAGCTCATGCGCAAGCGCCCGGGTGATCGGCCGACGTCGGCGGCGACGACCGTGGCGCGGCGCCTGGCCGCGATCCGCGCGCCCGTCGTGGCGCGGCGCGCCGGGGCGCGTGGCCGCGGTGGCCGCGCTGGCGCTCGCGGCCGTCGCCACCCTGGCGCTGACCCCGGGGACCGCGCCGTGGCCGACGCTCGCGGCGCCTGCGATCGCCGCGCCGGCCGCGCCGACGATCGCGAGCCAGCCCTGGGTCGTCGCCGACACCGACGACTACACCCTGCGGGCGTCGTGGACCGACGGCGCGCGCGCGGGCGATCGGCTGAAGGTGCAGGTCGAGATCTGGGACGACGCCGGCGCCGCCCTGCCGCTGGCCGGCCTCGCGGGCGCGCTGCGCGATCCCGACGGTCACTCGGTCGGCGTCACCGGCGCCGCGCTGCGCGCGCTCGAGCTGCCGCTCGCGGGCGTGGGCGACTACGTGCTGACCGTGTTCGCCCCCGACGGCGACGTCACGCTGGCCGTCACGATCCCGGTCGGCCCGCCGCCGCAGAGCTGACCGCTCGCACCTCGCGCCTCGCACGGACCGCACCGGCCGCACCGACCACCGACCGCACCGGCCGCACCGCACCGCACCGCACCGCACCGACCGCACCGACCGCACCGGCCACACCGGCCACACCGGCCACACCGGCCGCACCGGCCGCACCGCACCGACCGCACCGACCGCACCGACCGCACCGACCGCACCGACCGCACCGACCGCACCGACCGCACCGACCGCACCGACCGCACCGACCGCACCGACCGCACCGACCGCACCGGCCGCGCGCGGTCCCGGCCCGGCGCTTGCTATCATGAGCGACCATGCGTGGTGCAAGCGTCGTGTTCGCGGTGATGTGGTGTTGTGCGGCATGTGGCGGCGGCGGTGTCGAGCCTGTCGACAGCGGCGCGATCGACGGCGGCGACGGCACCGACGGCGCGGTCGGCGCGTGGGCCGAGGTCGACGAGCTGGTCGCGACCCGGCTCGCGGCCAACGGCGATCCGCCGGCGGCGCTGGTGGTCTACGACGCCGACGATCAGGTGGTGTACCGGCGCGGCTGGAACGGGTTCACCACCGACCAACGGGTGGCGGTGGCGTCGGCGTCGAAGCTGGTCTCGGGCCTGGTCCTGTTCGAGGTGATCCGCACCGGCGTGCTGTCGCTCGACTCGACCACCGGCGCGGTCCTGGGCTGGACCGGCCCCACCGCCGCGATCACCCTCCGGCACCTGCTGTCGTTCACGTCGGGGCTGGCCCGCGAGCACAGCTGCACCCTGCAGGCCGGCATCACGCTGGCCGCGTGCGTCGACGCGATCGCCGCGGACCCGCCGACCGCGGCGCCGGGCGCGCGGTTCGACTACGGCTCGACCCACCTACAGGTCGCGGCGCGCATGGCCGAGGTCCGCACCGGCCAGAGCTGGAACGCGCTCTACCGCGAGGTGCTGGCTGATCGGCTGGCGTTGCCGCCCGAGGTCACGTACTTCACCGCGCCGCGCCAGGCGTTCGGGCAGCTCAACCCGCTGGTCGCCGGCGGCCTGCGCGCGTCGATGGACGAGTACGCGCGCGCGCTGGCGCTGGCGTTCCACCGCGGCGTGACGCCAGCCCTGACGATCGGCACGCCCGAGCTGTTCGACGCCCAGACCTCCGAGCCGTACCCCGACGCGGTCATCGGCGTGTCGCCGGTGGCCAACCACGGCCTGCCCTACCACTACGGGCTGACCGCGTGGCTCGAGTGCGCGCCGCCGGCCAGCGCGTGCTCGGTGCTGAGCTCGCCGGGCGCGTTCGGCTTCACGCCCTGGCTCGATCGCGCCACCGGCTACTACGCGATCCTCGGCATGGAGCTCGACGGCACGCCCGGCGACGGCATCGTCAACTTCGCGGTCACGCTCGAGCAGGCGCTGCGGCCGCTGATCGCCGCGCGCGTCGCCGGGCCGTGACGGCGCGCCCGGCGGTTCAGGCCGCGATCAGTCGGCACGGCGGATCGGCCCGCGGTCGGTCGGCGCGCCCAGCGGATCAGCGCCCAGTCCGCGGATCGCGCTCGATCGGTCCGCGCTCAGTCCGCGCGATCGGTGAGCACCGACTCGGCCTCGGGGCAGCCGTCGCTGTCGAGGTAGCCGTCGAGATCCTCGGGCTCGTCGGGGCACCGATCGAACTCGTCGTCGATGCCGTCGCCGTCGTTGTCGGGGTCGGGGCAGCCGTCCCAGTCGTCGTGGCCGTCGCGATCCTCAGGCGTGCGCCAGCACGCGTCCTGGCCGTCGCGGACGCCGTCGCCGTCGCGATCGTGGATCGGGTCCTGATGGAAGGTCACCTGCGCGATCAGCCGGTAGCCTGGCGACCCGATCTCGGCCGAGGTCAGGCCGCCGCCCGCCGCCACCGCCACCGACCAGCAGTGCGCGACGTCGACGCGCAGGCCGAGCCGGGCCTCGGCCGGCGATGGCCCGCGGGCGCCGGTGCCGGCGTCGTCGCCGAGCGCGGCCTCGAGCTCGGCCAGGACCCACGCGCGATCGGCGCCACCGAACTGACGCCCGAGCGCGCCGAACCGGGCCGCGGCGCCGAGCGAGCCGACCAGCTCGTTGCCGTGCGGCCGCGCCGGCGACAGCAGCACGACCTCCTCGGTGCGCAGCCGCAGGCCGGCGCCGCCGGTGAGCGCGAACCTCGGCGTGCGGTAGCCGGCGCGCAGGCCCCAGGCGAGCACCGGCCCGGCCTCGCCGGCGAAGTCGCCGTCGTCGCCGGTCGGGATGGTCAGCGCGACCGCCACGCCCGCGGCCAGCCCGAGCGCGCCGGGCTCCCCGACGATGCGCGCGCGCCCGTGCAGGCGCACGTCGCCGGCGACGGCCCGCTGCAGCGGCGTCTCGGACAGGCCGATGCCGGTCAGGCGGTCGCCCCACTGCAGCGCGGTCGGCAGCGCCAGGCCGACCAGGTAGCGCCCGCCCAGGCCGCGGGCGATCGCCAGCTCCTGGCCCCAGCGCAGCCGCACCGGCGCCCGCTCCTCGGCTCCGGTCGCCAGCGACCGCAGCACGATCGGCCGCGACGCGATCCAGGTCGAGCCGGTCACGACCCAGCGCCCGGCGGCCGGCACGTCGGGGTCCTCGAGGCCGATCCACAGCGCGCTGCCCGGCGCGGGCATGAAGCGCTCGACCGAGAACGCCGGCTTGGACGCGACCGCGACCTGGGCGTGGGCGACGCCGCTGGCGATCGCGAGCGCCAGGCCGATCGCCGACGTCGCGATCGCGGTCCTCACCGGTCGCCCTTCGGATCGAGCGCGCCCTCGTAGAGCTTCACCGGCGACACGTGCCGGTAGCGCAGCACCTTGGTCCGCAGCGTCGCCGCGTGATCGAGCACCGCCCGGCGATCGCCGCCGGCGGCGGTGAGCCGGCGGGCCTGCTCGACCAGCGCGTCCCGGGTCCCGCGCGGGTGGTAGAGGATCGCGCGCCCGAACCAGACCCGCTCGGCGAAGCCGATCACCCGCAGCTCGGCGACCTCGCCGATCGCGACGCCGTGCAGCTCGCGCGGCTCGGTGACCCGGACGTGGGCGCCGCCCAGCAGATCGAGCAGCTCGACCCAGCCCGCGCCGAGGCGCTCGACCGACCAGAGGCTCCGGTGCGAGGTCAGCCACGCCGCGATCGCGCCCGCGCCGGCGTCGTCACCCGCGGCCCGCGCCGCGGCCAGCGCGTCGACCGCGACCGGCGCGGCCTGGCCGACGCCGACGTGCTCGAGCACGAACCACTCGATGAAGCTCGCGCTCCAGGTCTCCCACAGCTCCTCCTCCTGGAACACCTTGCCGCGGCGCTCCTCGAACCGCTGCCGCGCCGCCAGCACGAGGTCGGGGTCGCGGGTGCCGGCGGCCACGAGCCGGTCGAACACGTCGTTCAGCTGCACCGCGGCGCTGGCCGTCGCGACCGGCGCCCCATCGGTGGACGCCGCGGTGGTCACCGCCCGGCCCGCATCGCCTGGCGGAAGCGCGCGAACAGGTAGTGCGCGTCGTGCGGCCCGGGGCTGGCCTCGGGGTGGTACTGCACGCTGAACACCGGCCGCCCGTCGACGGCCAGGCCCTCGACGGTGCCGTCGTAGAGGTTCACGTGGCTGACCCGGACGCCCGGCGGCAGCGAGTCGGGATCGACCGCGAAGCCGTGGTTCTGCGCGGTGATCTCGACCTTGCCAGTGGCGAGGTCGGCGACCGGGTGGTTGCCGCCGTGGTGGCCGAACGGCAGCTTGAAGGTGCGCGCGCCCAGCGCGAGCCCCAGGATCTGGTGGCCCAGGCAGATGCCGAAGAGCGGCCGGTCGGCGGCGAGCAGCCCCCGGACCGCGTCGATCGCGTAGGTCACCGCCGCCGGATCGCCGGGGCCGTTGGACAGGAACACCCCGTCGGGCGCCAGCGCCAGGACCTCGTCGGCCGAGGTCGTCGCCGGCACCACCGTCACGTCGCAGCCCGACGCCACCAGCCGCCGCAGGATGTTGCGCTTGATCCCGAAGTCGAACGCGACCACGTGATCGCGCCGACCGTCGACCGCCGGGGCCGGCGCGGCGTCGTCCGCGTGCCAGGCGGGCTGGGTCCAGGTGTAGCGGGCCGCGGTGGTCACGCGCGGCACCAGATCGAGCCCGTCCATCAGCGGCTGCGCGCGCACCTCGGCCAGGAGCGCGGCCAGCTCCTCGGCGGTCGCCGGCGCCGGCGCGATCGCGCCCCGCATCGCGCCCTCGGTCCGCAGCACCCGGGTGATCGCGCGGGTGTCGAGGTCGTCGATGCCGGCGACGCCGTGGGCGGCGAGGTGGGCGTCGAGCTCGTCCTCGGATCGCCACGACGACGCGCCGGTGTACTCGCGCACGACCAGGCCGGCGCACACCGGGGTCGCGGCCTCGGCGTCCGCGACGTTGACGCCGACGTTGCCGATCTGGACCGCGGTCATCACGACGATCTGGCCGCAGTACGACGGATCGCTGACGATCTCCTGGTAGCCGGTCAGCGACGTGTTGAACACGACCTCGCCGTGGCTGACCCGGCGCGCGCCGAAGCCGCGCCCGGGGAAGCTGCGGCCGTTCTCGAGCACCAGGATCGCCGGAAACGTCACGCCAGCCTCCGATCGCGGTCGCAGGTCGCGACGCCGCCGAACAACGTCAACACGGCCCGCCCGACCAGCGCCTGGCCGGTGAGCGGAGAGTTCTTGGACTTGCCGACCAGCTCGTCGGGGCCGACCGTCCAGGCCCGGGCCGGGTCGACGATCGCCAGGTCGGCGCGGCCGCCCACGGCGATCGTCCCGGCGTCGCCGAGCGCGAACACCCGCGCCGGCGCCGAGGTCAGGGCCGCCAGCGCCCGCGCCAGCGGCAGCTCACCGCGGGCCACCAGCCCC from Myxococcales bacterium includes:
- a CDS encoding beta-lactamase family protein gives rise to the protein MWCCAACGGGGVEPVDSGAIDGGDGTDGAVGAWAEVDELVATRLAANGDPPAALVVYDADDQVVYRRGWNGFTTDQRVAVASASKLVSGLVLFEVIRTGVLSLDSTTGAVLGWTGPTAAITLRHLLSFTSGLAREHSCTLQAGITLAACVDAIAADPPTAAPGARFDYGSTHLQVAARMAEVRTGQSWNALYREVLADRLALPPEVTYFTAPRQAFGQLNPLVAGGLRASMDEYARALALAFHRGVTPALTIGTPELFDAQTSEPYPDAVIGVSPVANHGLPYHYGLTAWLECAPPASACSVLSSPGAFGFTPWLDRATGYYAILGMELDGTPGDGIVNFAVTLEQALRPLIAARVAGP
- the carA gene encoding glutamine-hydrolyzing carbamoyl-phosphate synthase small subunit; this encodes MLENGRSFPGRGFGARRVSHGEVVFNTSLTGYQEIVSDPSYCGQIVVMTAVQIGNVGVNVADAEAATPVCAGLVVREYTGASSWRSEDELDAHLAAHGVAGIDDLDTRAITRVLRTEGAMRGAIAPAPATAEELAALLAEVRAQPLMDGLDLVPRVTTAARYTWTQPAWHADDAAPAPAVDGRRDHVVAFDFGIKRNILRRLVASGCDVTVVPATTSADEVLALAPDGVFLSNGPGDPAAVTYAIDAVRGLLAADRPLFGICLGHQILGLALGARTFKLPFGHHGGNHPVADLATGKVEITAQNHGFAVDPDSLPPGVRVSHVNLYDGTVEGLAVDGRPVFSVQYHPEASPGPHDAHYLFARFRQAMRAGR